A window from Triticum aestivum cultivar Chinese Spring chromosome 6D, IWGSC CS RefSeq v2.1, whole genome shotgun sequence encodes these proteins:
- the LOC123141636 gene encoding aluminum-activated malate transporter 10, which produces MEAAARDAQSGLEWRVTVPEGASVTVEYEAGPAGMAWAWLLACVLLLGARVSGFAKKVWKIGADDPRRVVHGLKVGVALTLVSVFYYTRPLYDGVGGAAMWAIMTVVVVFEYTVGGSVYKGFNRAVATASAGVLGLGVSWVASKSGDKLEPVITCGSLFLLAAAATFSRFIPTVKARFDYGVTIFILTYSLVAVSGYRVDELVALAQQRLVTIAIGIFICLAVCVLIWPVWAGQELHQLTVRNMEKLAAAVEGCVEDYFGEEEGAQAKSEGYKCVLNSKASEDSQANLARWEPAHGKFGFRHPYAQYAKLGAAMRHCAYCVETLNSCVGAELQAPESVKRLLTDVCTRLGAQCGRVLREASSSVATMTTSPALDFAVADMNTAVHELQGDMRELPFTLAGEPGEASLIDAMPLFTVASLLTEISTRIESVVDAVDTMASLASFKQADDDDDKKGDAELKTKVHPLNETDSDEPPEENKTTKPSEQV; this is translated from the exons ATGGAGGCCGCCGCGAGGGACGCGCAGAGCGGGCTGGAGTGGCGGGTGACGGTGCCGGAGGGCGCGTCGGTGACGGTGGAGTACGAGGCCGGGCCGGCCGGCATGGCCTGGGCGTGGCTGCTCGCCTGCGTGCTCTTGCTCGGAGCCAGGGTCTCCGGCTTCGCCAAGAAGGTGTGGAAGATTGGCGCCGACGATCCGAGGAGAGTGGTGCACGGCCTCAAAGTCGGCGTTGCCCTTACCTTGGTCTCCGTCTTCTACTACACCAGGCCGCTCTACGACGGCGTCGGCGGGGCTGCCATGTGGGCCATCATGACCGTCGTCGTCGTTTTCGAGTACACTGTTG GTGGCAGCGTGTACAAAGGGTTCAACCGGGCCGTGGCGACGGCGAGCGCCGGCGTGCTCGGGCTGGGCGTGAGCTGGGTGGCGAGCAAGTCCGGCGATAAGCTCGAGCCGGTCATCACCTGTGGCTCCCTCTTTCTGCTTG CTGCGGCAGCCACCTTCTCGCGGTTCATACCCACGGTCAAGGCCCGGTTCGACTACGGCGTGACCATCTTCATCCTGACATACAGCCTGGTGGCCGTGTCGGGGTACCGCGTCGACGAGCTGGTGGCGCTGGCGCAGCAGCGGCTTGTCACCATCGCCATCGGCATCTTCATCTGCCTCGCCGTCTGCGTGCTCATCTGGCCCGTGTGGGCCGGCCAGGAGCTGCACCAGCTCACGGTGCGCAACATGGAGAAGCTCGCGGCCGCCGTGGAGGGCTGCGTGGAGGACTACttcggcgaggaggagggcgcgcAGGCCAAGTCGGAGGGCTACAAGTGCGTGCTCAACTCCAAGGCGTCAGAGGACTCGCAGGCCAACCTGGCGCGGTGGGAGCCCGCGCACGGcaagttcggcttccgccacccctACGCCCAGTACGCCAAGCTCGGCGCCGCCATGCGCCACTGCGCGTACTGCGTGGAGACCCTCAACAGCTGCGTCGGCGCCGAGCTCCAGGCCCCCGAGAGCGTCAAGCGGCTCCTCACCGACGTGTGCACGAGGCTGGGCGCGCAGTGCGGGCGGGTGCTGAGGGAGGCGTCCAGCTCCGTGGCCACGATGACGACCTCCCCGGCGCTGGACTTCGCCGTGGCAGACATGAACACGGCCGTGCACGAGCTGCAGGGCGACATGCGGGAGCTCCCGTTTACCCTGGCAGGGGAGCCGGGGGAGGCGTCGCTGATCGACGCCATGCCGCTCTTCACCGTGGCGTCGCTGCTGACGGAGATATCGACGAGGATCGAGAGCGTGGTCGACGCCGTGGACACGATGGCCAGCCTCGCCAGCTTCAAGCAGGCGGACGATGATGACGACAAAAAGGGGGATGCCGAGCTGAAAACGAAAGTACATCCGTTGAACGAGACAGACTCCGACGAGCCACCTGAAGAAAACAAAACAACAAAACCTTCCGAGCAGGTTTAG